One window of the Salminus brasiliensis chromosome 1, fSalBra1.hap2, whole genome shotgun sequence genome contains the following:
- the otofa gene encoding otoferlin isoform X8, protein MALVVYLKTVTELRGKGDRIAKVSFRGLSFYSRVLENCEDEARFEEAFRWPVASKVDGNEMLEIHIYNYSKVFTNRLIGTFRMVLQKVVEEGHLEVSDTLIDDNNTAIQTSISIEIKYQPMDGSVRVWSDGEFLDVPDERDGMLQFETASLLSSHSHSSGTPPGRSSHGIPAFKKAGKGVFSAMKLGKVRSSKDDHKKGDDAAILETEDLDRKAMRLGGGLDPDTISLASVTAVTTNVSNKRSKPDIKMEPSAGRPVDYQISVTVIEARQLVGLNMDPVVCVEIGEEKKYTSMKESTNCPYYNEYFVFDFHVPPDVMFDKILKLSVIHSKNLLRSGTLVGTFKLDVGTVYSQPEHQFYHKWAMLSDPDDITAGCKGYIKCDIAVVGKGDNIKTPHKANETDEDDIEGNLLLPEGVPSERQWARFYVKIYRAEGLPKMNTSIMANVKKAFIGENRDLVDPYVQVLFAGQKGKTSVQKSSYEPIWNEQIIFTDMFPPLCKRMKVQIRDSDKVNDVAIGTHFIDLRKIANDGDKGFLPTMGPAWVNMYGSTRNYTLMDEHQDLNEGLGEGVSFRARLLISVAVEILDTTSSEIMSSTEVQVEPVSNISESATGKVEEFFLFGSFLEATMIDRKIGDKPINFEVTIGNYGNQLDGVSKPVAGKTKKREGGGESDEEESELIQNSSDEEADDDGDLVSVSSSPPMKPVITDRNYFHLPYFEKKPCIYIKSWWQDQRRRLYNSNIMDKIADKLEEGLNDVQEIIKTEKAYPERRLRGVLEELSTGCSRFVTLANKDQNQAGRTKLDRERLKSCMREMESMGQQAKTIRSQVKRNTVRDKLKLALNFLQRLRFLADEPQHSIPDMFIWMMSNNKRIAYARIPSKDILYSIVDEEMGKDCGKVKAVFLRLPGKKGFGPAGWTVQAKLEMYLWLGLNKQRKDFLSGLPSGFEENKAVKGTGLQAVPPISLMYNMKQVFQLRAHMYQARSLFAADTSGLSDPFARVFFSTHSQVTEVLSETLCPTWDQLLVFDNVELYGEATELRDDPPIIVIEIYDQDTVGKAEFIGRTFAKPLTKMVDEHYGPPRFPPQLEYYQIYRGNCTAGELLAAFELLQIGPAGRTELPPIDGPTDVDRGPILPVPLGIRPVLSRYRIEVLFWGLRDLKRINLAQVDRPRVDIECAGKGIQSALIQNYKKNPNFSTLVKWFEVDLPENELLHPPLNIRVVDCRAFGRYTLVGSHAVSSLRKFIYIPPDKRANNWANTARLANGYMALTNGTSRSRPYSRPISHSSGDIVVNMDPESNVKKMETVVKLDATSDAVVKIDMNEDEKDKDKKKKKKKKGEEIEEEEPDESMLDWWSKYFASIETMMENLRAQEAAWAEAEEREDLEIAAEGAEIKSDESCTKGTKPKEKSKTKTSKDKKKSHSSDGTEKKVPKPKVDELMVYNKELESEFDHFEDWLHTFNLYRGKAVDDDDHNIVDDDRIVGRFKGSLCMYKLPLSDEITREAGFDPNMGMFQSIPHNDPINVLVRVYVVRATDLHPADINGKADPYVVIKLGKSEIKDKENYISKQLNPVFGKSFDIEATFPMESMLTVSVYDWDLVGTDDLIGETKIDLENRYYSKHRATCGIASNYSLHGYNVWRDPQKPTQILAKFCKEGKLDGPHYGPGGKVKVSNRIFLGATEIEDENGLKKQTEEHLALTVLKHWEEIPRVGCKLVPEHVETRPLLNPDKPGIEQGRIEMWVDMFPMDVPAPGPAIDISPRKPKRYELRVIIWNTDEVILEDDDYFTGEKSSDIFVRGWLKGQQEDKQDTDVHYHSLTGEGNFNWRFVFPFDYLMAEEKIVISKKESLFSWDETEYKIPARLTMQVWDADHFSADDFLGAIELDLNRFPRGAKTAKQCSIDMVLNEQELPTISIFKQKRVKGWWPFVARDENDELELTGKVEAELHLMTAEEAEKNPVGLGRNEPDPLEKPKAPGLEGHTPAQLPYSHPPMHLLNFGPDSQKCLKKKNLIYC, encoded by the exons AGCAGGAAAAGGAGTGTTTTCAGCCATGAAGCTCGGAAAGGTACGCAGCTCCAAAGATGATCACAAGAAAGGAG ATGACGCTGCTATATTGGAGACAGAGGATCTTGATCGTAAAGCCATGCGTCTAGGGGGTGGGCTTGACCCTGACACAATCTCATTGGCTTCAGTCACTGCAGTGACCACTAATGTCTCCAATAAGAG ATCAAAGCCTGATATTAAGATGGAGCCTAGCGCTGGAAGACCAGTGGATTACCAG ATTAGTGTCACAGTAATTGAGGCGCGCCAACTGGTGGGCTTGAACATGGAtcctgtggtgtgtgtggagattggagaagagaagaagtaCACGTCCATGAAAGAGTCGACAAACTGTCCTTATTACAATGAG TACTTTGTCTTTGACTTCCATGTGCCACCAGATGTCATGTTTGACAAGATCCTAAAACTGTCA GTCATTCACTCTAAAAACCTACTGCGGAGTGGCACACTTGTTGGCACCTTTAAACTAGATGTAGGAACTGTCTACTCACAACCTG AGCATCAGTTTTACCACAAATGGGCCATGCTGTCTGACCCTGACGACATCACAGCAGGGTGCAAAGGCTACATAAAATGTGACATAGCTGTGGTGGGGAAAGGTGACAACATCAAGACTCCACACAAAGCCAATGAGACAGATGAAGATGACATAGAagg CAATCTTCTGTTGCCTGAGGGTGTTCCATCAGAAAGGCAGTGGGCCCGCTTCTATGTGAAGATCTACCGAGCGGAGGGCCTCCCTAAAATGAACACCAGCATCATGGCCAATGTGAAGAAAGCTTTCATTGGAGAGAACAGGGATCTAGTAGACCCTTATGTTCAAGTGCTGTTTGCAGGCCAGAAA GggaagacatcagttcagaagagCAGCTATGAGCCCATTTGGAATGAACAGATCATATTCACGGATATGTTCCCGCCCCTCTGCAAACGCATGAAAGTTCAGATCCGAGACTCAGACAAGGTCAACGATGTCGCCATAGGAACTCATTTCATTGACTTACGCAAGATTGCAAATGACGGAGACAAAG GCTTCCTACCCACTATGGGGCCAGCCTGGGTAAACATGTACGGCTCTACGCGTAACTATACCCTGATGGACGAACACCAGGACTTGAACGAAGGACTAGGAGAGGGGGTGTCCTTTAGGGCCCGCCTTCTAATTAGTGTTGCTGTGGAGATATTGGACACCACCTCTTCTGAAATAATGAGCTCCACAGAGGTACAGGTGGAGCCAGTGTCCAATATTTCAGAG AGTGCAACAGGGAAAGTGGAAGAGTTCTTCCTTTTCGGCTCATTCCTGGAGGCCACCATGATTGACAGAAAGATAGGAGATAAACCAATCAACTTTGAAGTCACTATTG GCAACTATGGTAACCAGTTAGATGgagtgagcaagccagtggcaggGAAGACGAAGAAGAGGGAGGGCGGAGGGGAAAGTGATGAAGAAGAGTCAGAGCTGATCCAGAACTCTAGTGATGAAGaggctgatgatgatggagatCTGGTGTCAGTGTCCTCCAGCCCTCCCATGAAACCAGTAATCACTGACAG GAACTACTTTCACTTGCCGTATTTTGAGAAGAAGCCGTGCATCTACATTAAGAGTTGGTGGCAGGATCAGAGGAGGCGCCTCTACAACTCAAACATCATGGACAAGATTGCAGATAAACTG GAAGAAGGTCTGAATGATGTTCAGGAAATCATAAAAACGGAGAAGGCTTATCCTGAACGCAGGCTGAGGGGTGTTCTAGAGGAGCTGAGCACtggctgcag TCGATTTGTCACTCTGGCCAACAAAGATCAGAACCAGGCGGGCAGAACTAAATTAGATCGGGAAAGGCTGAAGTCTTGCATGAGGGAGATG GAGAGCATGGGTCAGCAGGCCAAGACAATCCGCTCCCAAGTGAAGAGGAACACAGTGAGAGACAAACTCAAACTGGCTCTGAATTTCCTCCAAAGGCTCCGTTTCCTGGCTGATGAG CCCCAGCATAGTATTCCTGACATGTTCATATGGATGATGAGTAACAATAAGCGTATAGCGTACGCACGCATTCCCTCCAAAGACATCCTGTACTCTATAGTAGACGAGGAGATGGGCAAAGACTGTGGAAAAGTTAAAGCTGTCTTTCTCCGG TTGCCTGGAAAGAAGGGCTTCGGCCCGGCTGGCTGGACGGTCCAGGCTAAGCTGGAGATGTACCTGTGGTTGGGTCTGAATAAACAGAGGAAGGACTTCCTTAGTGGTCTGCCCAGTGGCTTTGAGGAgaataaagcagtgaagggcACAGGCCTACAGGCTGTGCCACCCATCAGCCTTATGTATAACA TGAAGCAGGTGTTCCAGCTGAGGGCTCACATGTATCAGGCTCGCAGTCTGTTTGCTGCTGATACTAGTGGCCTTTCTGACCCGTTTGCAAGAGTATTCTTTTCCACACACAGCCAGGTTACAGAG gtGCTCAGTGAAACACTCTGTCCTACATGGGACCAGCTGTTGGTGTTTGATAACGTGGAGCTCTATGGTGAGGCGACCGAACTCCGCGATGACCCTCCTATCATTGTGATAGAAATTTATGACCAGGACACTGTG GGGAAAGCTGAGTTTATTGGCCGAACGTTTGCCAAGCCACTTACCAAGATGGTTGATGAGCATTATGGCCCCCCACGTTTCCCGCCCCAGCTCGAGTACTATCAGATCTACAGAGGAAACTGCACTGCTGGAGAGCTGCTGGCTGCCTTCGAGCTGTTGCAG ATTGGTCCAGCTGGACGGACAGAGCTGCCTCCCATTGACGGGCCAACTGATGTTGACCGAGGACCCATCTTACCTGTGCCTTTGGGCATACGGCCTGTTCTCAGCAGATACCGCATAGAG GTCCTGTTCTGGGGCCTGAGGGACCTGAAGAGAATTAACCTGGCGCAGGTTGACAGGCCTCGAGTGGACATTGAGTGCGCAGGCAAAGGGATCCAATCAGCCCTCATTCAGAACTACAAGAAAAACCCAAACTTCAGTACTCTGGTCAAGTGGTTCGAAGTG GACCTGCCAGAGAACGAGCTGCTCCATCCTCCCCTGAATATTCGGGTGGTGGACTGCAGGGCTTTTGGCCGCTACACTTTGGTGGGCTCACATGCTGTGAGCAGTCTGCGCAAGTTTATCTACATCCCTCCTGACAAAAGGGCCAACAACTGGGCCAATACAG CTAGACTGGCCAATGGCTACATGGCTCTCACAAATGGGACGTCCCGTTCCCGCCCCTACTCCCGCCCCATCTCTCACTCCTCAGGTGACATCGTGGTCAACATGGACCCTGAGTCCAATGTCAAGAAGATGGAGACCGTCGTGAAACTGGATGCt ACCTCTGATGCTGTTGTTAAAATTGATATG AATGAGGACGAAAaggacaaagacaaaaagaagaagaagaaaaagaagggagAAGAGATAGAAGAAGAGGAGCCAGATGAGAGCATGCTGGACTGGTGGTCAAAGTACTTTGCGTCTATAGAGACCATGATGGAG AACCTGAGAGCACAGGAAGCAGCATGGGCTGAGGCGGAGGAGAGAGAAGATCTGGAGATTGCAGCAGAGGGAGCAG AAATCAAAAGTGATGAATCTTGTACGAAAGGCACAAAGCCCAAAGAGAAGAGCAAGACAAAGACCTCCAAGGACAAGAAGAAGAGCCACAGCAGTGATGGCACAGAGAAAAAAGTGCCCAAACCCAAAGTAGATGAGCTTATG GTCTACAATAAGGAGCTGGAGAGTGAGTTTGATCACTTTGAAGACTGGCTTCACACCTTCAACCTGTACAGAGGGAAGGCCGTAGATGATGATGACCACAACATTGTGGATGACGACAGGATTGTGGGCCGATTTAAA GGGTCACTGTGCATGTACAAGCTGCCTCTGTCAGATGAGATCACCAGAGAAGCTGGATTCGATCCCAATATGGGCATGTTTCAGAGCATCCCACACAATGATCCCATCAATGTGCTTGTGAGGGTTTATGTTGTCAGG GCAACAGACCTTCACCCTGCAGACATAAACGGAAAAGCTGATCCATATGTTGTTATCAAGTTGGGAAAGTCGGAGATCAAGGACAAGGAGAACTACATCTCTAAGCAGCTGAATCCTGTTTTTGGGAA GTCATTTGACATTGAGGCCACATTTCCAATGGAGTCTATGCTGACAGTCTCCGTGTACGACTGGGATTTAGTTGGCACTGATGACCTGATTGGAGAGACTAAGATTGATCTGGAGAACCGTTACTACAGCAAACACAGAGCCACCTGTGGCATTGCATCCAACTACTCTCT ACATGGGTACAATGTGTGGCGAGACCCTCAGAAGCCCACTCAGATACTTGCAAAGTTTTGTAAGGAGGGCAAGCTGGATGGACCACATTATGGCCCAGGTGGAAAAGTTAAAGTTTCAAACCGCATCTTTCTGGGGGCAACAGAAATCGAGGACGAAAATG gtctaaagaagcaaacagaaGAGCATTTGGCTCTTACTGTGCTGAAGCACTGGGAGGAAATTCCTCGAGTGGGCTGCAAACTCGTCCCAGAACACGTAGAGACCAGACCACTGCTTAACCCAGATAAACCTGGGATAGAGCAG GGTCGGATTGAGATGTGGGTGGACATGTTCCCAATGGATGTACCTGCACCAGGACCAGCCATAGACATATCACCACGGAAACCAAAAAG ATATGAGCTCAGGGTGATAATATGGAATACTGACGAGGTAATTCTGGAAGACGATGATTACTTCACAGGGGAAAAGTCCAGTGACATTTTTGTCAGGGG CTGGCTGAAAGGACAACAGGAAGATAAGCAGGACACAGACGTTCACTACCACTCTCTGACAGGAGAGGGAAACTTCAACTGGCGCTTTGTGTTTCCCTTTGACTATCTCATGGCTGAGGAGAAAATTGTGATCTCCAAGAAAGAGTCTTTGTTCTCCTGGGATGAGACAGAGTATAAGATCCCTGCCCGGCTCACCATGCAAGTGTGGGACGCTGATCACTTCTCTGCGGATGACTTCCTGG GTGCAATTGAGCTGGACTTGAACCGCTTTCCTAGAGGAGCAAAAACAGCAAAGCAGTGCTCCATTGACATGGTGCTTAATGAACAGGAGTTGCCAACCATCTCCATCTTCAAACAGAAAAGGGTGAAGGGCTGGTGGCCTTTTGTGGCGCGAGACGAGAATGATGAGCTAGAGCTCACG GGCAAAGTGGAGGCAGAGCTCCATCTAATGACAGCAGAAGAAGCAGAGAAGAATCCTGTTGGCCTTGGAAGGAATGAGCCAGACCCTCTTGAAAAACCAAA GGCACCAGGACTGGAGGGCCACACTCCTGCACAACTTCCCTACTCCCACCCACCAATGCACCTACTAAACTTTGGGCCAGATTCACAAAAGTgtcttaagaaaaaaaatcttatttattGTTAA
- the otofa gene encoding otoferlin isoform X10, producing MALVVYLKTVTELRGKGDRIAKVSFRGLSFYSRVLENCEDEARFEEAFRWPVASKVDGNEMLEIHIYNYSKVFTNRLIGTFRMVLQKVVEEGHLEVSDTLIDDNNTAIQTSISIEIKYQPMDGSVRVWSDGEFLDVPDERDGMLQFETASLLSSHSHSSGTPPGRSSHGIPAFKKAGKGVFSAMKLGKVRSSKDDHKKGDDAAILETEDLDRKAMRLGGGLDPDTISLASVTAVTTNVSNKRSKPDIKMEPSAGRPVDYQISVTVIEARQLVGLNMDPVVCVEIGEEKKYTSMKESTNCPYYNEYFVFDFHVPPDVMFDKILKLSVIHSKNLLRSGTLVGTFKLDVGTVYSQPEHQFYHKWAMLSDPDDITAGCKGYIKCDIAVVGKGDNIKTPHKANETDEDDIEGNLLLPEGVPSERQWARFYVKIYRAEGLPKMNTSIMANVKKAFIGENRDLVDPYVQVLFAGQKGKTSVQKSSYEPIWNEQIIFTDMFPPLCKRMKVQIRDSDKVNDVAIGTHFIDLRKIANDGDKGFLPTMGPAWVNMYGSTRNYTLMDEHQDLNEGLGEGVSFRARLLISVAVEILDTTSSEIMSSTEVQVEPVSNISESATGKVEEFFLFGSFLEATMIDRKIGDKPINFEVTIGNYGNQLDGVSKPVAGKTKKREGGGESDEEESELIQNSSDEEADDDGDLVSVSSSPPMKPVITDRNYFHLPYFEKKPCIYIKSWWQDQRRRLYNSNIMDKIADKLEEGLNDVQEIIKTEKAYPERRLRGVLEELSTGCSRFVTLANKDQNQAGRTKLDRERLKSCMREMESMGQQAKTIRSQVKRNTVRDKLKLALNFLQRLRFLADEPQHSIPDMFIWMMSNNKRIAYARIPSKDILYSIVDEEMGKDCGKVKAVFLRLPGKKGFGPAGWTVQAKLEMYLWLGLNKQRKDFLSGLPSGFEENKAVKGTGLQAVPPISLMYNMKQVFQLRAHMYQARSLFAADTSGLSDPFARVFFSTHSQVTEVLSETLCPTWDQLLVFDNVELYGEATELRDDPPIIVIEIYDQDTVGKAEFIGRTFAKPLTKMVDEHYGPPRFPPQLEYYQIYRGNCTAGELLAAFELLQIGPAGRTELPPIDGPTDVDRGPILPVPLGIRPVLSRYRIEVLFWGLRDLKRINLAQVDRPRVDIECAGKGIQSALIQNYKKNPNFSTLVKWFEVDLPENELLHPPLNIRVVDCRAFGRYTLVGSHAVSSLRKFIYIPPDKRANNWANTGDIVVNMDPESNVKKMETVVKLDATSDAVVKIDMNEDEKDKDKKKKKKKKGEEIEEEEPDESMLDWWSKYFASIETMMENLRAQEAAWAEAEEREDLEIAAEGAEIKSDESCTKGTKPKEKSKTKTSKDKKKSHSSDGTEKKVPKPKVDELMVYNKELESEFDHFEDWLHTFNLYRGKAVDDDDHNIVDDDRIVGRFKGSLCMYKLPLSDEITREAGFDPNMGMFQSIPHNDPINVLVRVYVVRATDLHPADINGKADPYVVIKLGKSEIKDKENYISKQLNPVFGKSFDIEATFPMESMLTVSVYDWDLVGTDDLIGETKIDLENRYYSKHRATCGIASNYSLHGYNVWRDPQKPTQILAKFCKEGKLDGPHYGPGGKVKVSNRIFLGATEIEDENGLKKQTEEHLALTVLKHWEEIPRVGCKLVPEHVETRPLLNPDKPGIEQGRIEMWVDMFPMDVPAPGPAIDISPRKPKRYELRVIIWNTDEVILEDDDYFTGEKSSDIFVRGWLKGQQEDKQDTDVHYHSLTGEGNFNWRFVFPFDYLMAEEKIVISKKESLFSWDETEYKIPARLTMQVWDADHFSADDFLGAIELDLNRFPRGAKTAKQCSIDMVLNEQELPTISIFKQKRVKGWWPFVARDENDELELTGKVEAELHLMTAEEAEKNPVGLGRNEPDPLEKPNRPDTTFLWFLSPLKAIRYLVCNRYKWLIIKIILALLLLIMVGLFLYSMPGYLVKKLLGA from the exons AGCAGGAAAAGGAGTGTTTTCAGCCATGAAGCTCGGAAAGGTACGCAGCTCCAAAGATGATCACAAGAAAGGAG ATGACGCTGCTATATTGGAGACAGAGGATCTTGATCGTAAAGCCATGCGTCTAGGGGGTGGGCTTGACCCTGACACAATCTCATTGGCTTCAGTCACTGCAGTGACCACTAATGTCTCCAATAAGAG ATCAAAGCCTGATATTAAGATGGAGCCTAGCGCTGGAAGACCAGTGGATTACCAG ATTAGTGTCACAGTAATTGAGGCGCGCCAACTGGTGGGCTTGAACATGGAtcctgtggtgtgtgtggagattggagaagagaagaagtaCACGTCCATGAAAGAGTCGACAAACTGTCCTTATTACAATGAG TACTTTGTCTTTGACTTCCATGTGCCACCAGATGTCATGTTTGACAAGATCCTAAAACTGTCA GTCATTCACTCTAAAAACCTACTGCGGAGTGGCACACTTGTTGGCACCTTTAAACTAGATGTAGGAACTGTCTACTCACAACCTG AGCATCAGTTTTACCACAAATGGGCCATGCTGTCTGACCCTGACGACATCACAGCAGGGTGCAAAGGCTACATAAAATGTGACATAGCTGTGGTGGGGAAAGGTGACAACATCAAGACTCCACACAAAGCCAATGAGACAGATGAAGATGACATAGAagg CAATCTTCTGTTGCCTGAGGGTGTTCCATCAGAAAGGCAGTGGGCCCGCTTCTATGTGAAGATCTACCGAGCGGAGGGCCTCCCTAAAATGAACACCAGCATCATGGCCAATGTGAAGAAAGCTTTCATTGGAGAGAACAGGGATCTAGTAGACCCTTATGTTCAAGTGCTGTTTGCAGGCCAGAAA GggaagacatcagttcagaagagCAGCTATGAGCCCATTTGGAATGAACAGATCATATTCACGGATATGTTCCCGCCCCTCTGCAAACGCATGAAAGTTCAGATCCGAGACTCAGACAAGGTCAACGATGTCGCCATAGGAACTCATTTCATTGACTTACGCAAGATTGCAAATGACGGAGACAAAG GCTTCCTACCCACTATGGGGCCAGCCTGGGTAAACATGTACGGCTCTACGCGTAACTATACCCTGATGGACGAACACCAGGACTTGAACGAAGGACTAGGAGAGGGGGTGTCCTTTAGGGCCCGCCTTCTAATTAGTGTTGCTGTGGAGATATTGGACACCACCTCTTCTGAAATAATGAGCTCCACAGAGGTACAGGTGGAGCCAGTGTCCAATATTTCAGAG AGTGCAACAGGGAAAGTGGAAGAGTTCTTCCTTTTCGGCTCATTCCTGGAGGCCACCATGATTGACAGAAAGATAGGAGATAAACCAATCAACTTTGAAGTCACTATTG GCAACTATGGTAACCAGTTAGATGgagtgagcaagccagtggcaggGAAGACGAAGAAGAGGGAGGGCGGAGGGGAAAGTGATGAAGAAGAGTCAGAGCTGATCCAGAACTCTAGTGATGAAGaggctgatgatgatggagatCTGGTGTCAGTGTCCTCCAGCCCTCCCATGAAACCAGTAATCACTGACAG GAACTACTTTCACTTGCCGTATTTTGAGAAGAAGCCGTGCATCTACATTAAGAGTTGGTGGCAGGATCAGAGGAGGCGCCTCTACAACTCAAACATCATGGACAAGATTGCAGATAAACTG GAAGAAGGTCTGAATGATGTTCAGGAAATCATAAAAACGGAGAAGGCTTATCCTGAACGCAGGCTGAGGGGTGTTCTAGAGGAGCTGAGCACtggctgcag TCGATTTGTCACTCTGGCCAACAAAGATCAGAACCAGGCGGGCAGAACTAAATTAGATCGGGAAAGGCTGAAGTCTTGCATGAGGGAGATG GAGAGCATGGGTCAGCAGGCCAAGACAATCCGCTCCCAAGTGAAGAGGAACACAGTGAGAGACAAACTCAAACTGGCTCTGAATTTCCTCCAAAGGCTCCGTTTCCTGGCTGATGAG CCCCAGCATAGTATTCCTGACATGTTCATATGGATGATGAGTAACAATAAGCGTATAGCGTACGCACGCATTCCCTCCAAAGACATCCTGTACTCTATAGTAGACGAGGAGATGGGCAAAGACTGTGGAAAAGTTAAAGCTGTCTTTCTCCGG TTGCCTGGAAAGAAGGGCTTCGGCCCGGCTGGCTGGACGGTCCAGGCTAAGCTGGAGATGTACCTGTGGTTGGGTCTGAATAAACAGAGGAAGGACTTCCTTAGTGGTCTGCCCAGTGGCTTTGAGGAgaataaagcagtgaagggcACAGGCCTACAGGCTGTGCCACCCATCAGCCTTATGTATAACA TGAAGCAGGTGTTCCAGCTGAGGGCTCACATGTATCAGGCTCGCAGTCTGTTTGCTGCTGATACTAGTGGCCTTTCTGACCCGTTTGCAAGAGTATTCTTTTCCACACACAGCCAGGTTACAGAG gtGCTCAGTGAAACACTCTGTCCTACATGGGACCAGCTGTTGGTGTTTGATAACGTGGAGCTCTATGGTGAGGCGACCGAACTCCGCGATGACCCTCCTATCATTGTGATAGAAATTTATGACCAGGACACTGTG GGGAAAGCTGAGTTTATTGGCCGAACGTTTGCCAAGCCACTTACCAAGATGGTTGATGAGCATTATGGCCCCCCACGTTTCCCGCCCCAGCTCGAGTACTATCAGATCTACAGAGGAAACTGCACTGCTGGAGAGCTGCTGGCTGCCTTCGAGCTGTTGCAG ATTGGTCCAGCTGGACGGACAGAGCTGCCTCCCATTGACGGGCCAACTGATGTTGACCGAGGACCCATCTTACCTGTGCCTTTGGGCATACGGCCTGTTCTCAGCAGATACCGCATAGAG GTCCTGTTCTGGGGCCTGAGGGACCTGAAGAGAATTAACCTGGCGCAGGTTGACAGGCCTCGAGTGGACATTGAGTGCGCAGGCAAAGGGATCCAATCAGCCCTCATTCAGAACTACAAGAAAAACCCAAACTTCAGTACTCTGGTCAAGTGGTTCGAAGTG GACCTGCCAGAGAACGAGCTGCTCCATCCTCCCCTGAATATTCGGGTGGTGGACTGCAGGGCTTTTGGCCGCTACACTTTGGTGGGCTCACATGCTGTGAGCAGTCTGCGCAAGTTTATCTACATCCCTCCTGACAAAAGGGCCAACAACTGGGCCAATACAG GTGACATCGTGGTCAACATGGACCCTGAGTCCAATGTCAAGAAGATGGAGACCGTCGTGAAACTGGATGCt ACCTCTGATGCTGTTGTTAAAATTGATATG AATGAGGACGAAAaggacaaagacaaaaagaagaagaagaaaaagaagggagAAGAGATAGAAGAAGAGGAGCCAGATGAGAGCATGCTGGACTGGTGGTCAAAGTACTTTGCGTCTATAGAGACCATGATGGAG AACCTGAGAGCACAGGAAGCAGCATGGGCTGAGGCGGAGGAGAGAGAAGATCTGGAGATTGCAGCAGAGGGAGCAG AAATCAAAAGTGATGAATCTTGTACGAAAGGCACAAAGCCCAAAGAGAAGAGCAAGACAAAGACCTCCAAGGACAAGAAGAAGAGCCACAGCAGTGATGGCACAGAGAAAAAAGTGCCCAAACCCAAAGTAGATGAGCTTATG GTCTACAATAAGGAGCTGGAGAGTGAGTTTGATCACTTTGAAGACTGGCTTCACACCTTCAACCTGTACAGAGGGAAGGCCGTAGATGATGATGACCACAACATTGTGGATGACGACAGGATTGTGGGCCGATTTAAA GGGTCACTGTGCATGTACAAGCTGCCTCTGTCAGATGAGATCACCAGAGAAGCTGGATTCGATCCCAATATGGGCATGTTTCAGAGCATCCCACACAATGATCCCATCAATGTGCTTGTGAGGGTTTATGTTGTCAGG GCAACAGACCTTCACCCTGCAGACATAAACGGAAAAGCTGATCCATATGTTGTTATCAAGTTGGGAAAGTCGGAGATCAAGGACAAGGAGAACTACATCTCTAAGCAGCTGAATCCTGTTTTTGGGAA GTCATTTGACATTGAGGCCACATTTCCAATGGAGTCTATGCTGACAGTCTCCGTGTACGACTGGGATTTAGTTGGCACTGATGACCTGATTGGAGAGACTAAGATTGATCTGGAGAACCGTTACTACAGCAAACACAGAGCCACCTGTGGCATTGCATCCAACTACTCTCT ACATGGGTACAATGTGTGGCGAGACCCTCAGAAGCCCACTCAGATACTTGCAAAGTTTTGTAAGGAGGGCAAGCTGGATGGACCACATTATGGCCCAGGTGGAAAAGTTAAAGTTTCAAACCGCATCTTTCTGGGGGCAACAGAAATCGAGGACGAAAATG gtctaaagaagcaaacagaaGAGCATTTGGCTCTTACTGTGCTGAAGCACTGGGAGGAAATTCCTCGAGTGGGCTGCAAACTCGTCCCAGAACACGTAGAGACCAGACCACTGCTTAACCCAGATAAACCTGGGATAGAGCAG GGTCGGATTGAGATGTGGGTGGACATGTTCCCAATGGATGTACCTGCACCAGGACCAGCCATAGACATATCACCACGGAAACCAAAAAG ATATGAGCTCAGGGTGATAATATGGAATACTGACGAGGTAATTCTGGAAGACGATGATTACTTCACAGGGGAAAAGTCCAGTGACATTTTTGTCAGGGG CTGGCTGAAAGGACAACAGGAAGATAAGCAGGACACAGACGTTCACTACCACTCTCTGACAGGAGAGGGAAACTTCAACTGGCGCTTTGTGTTTCCCTTTGACTATCTCATGGCTGAGGAGAAAATTGTGATCTCCAAGAAAGAGTCTTTGTTCTCCTGGGATGAGACAGAGTATAAGATCCCTGCCCGGCTCACCATGCAAGTGTGGGACGCTGATCACTTCTCTGCGGATGACTTCCTGG GTGCAATTGAGCTGGACTTGAACCGCTTTCCTAGAGGAGCAAAAACAGCAAAGCAGTGCTCCATTGACATGGTGCTTAATGAACAGGAGTTGCCAACCATCTCCATCTTCAAACAGAAAAGGGTGAAGGGCTGGTGGCCTTTTGTGGCGCGAGACGAGAATGATGAGCTAGAGCTCACG GGCAAAGTGGAGGCAGAGCTCCATCTAATGACAGCAGAAGAAGCAGAGAAGAATCCTGTTGGCCTTGGAAGGAATGAGCCAGACCCTCTTGAAAAACCAAA CCGGCCCGACACCACCTTCCTCTGGTTCCTGAGCCCACTGAAGGCCATCCGCTACCTGGTGTGCAACCGCTACAAATGGCTTATAATCAAGATTATCCTGGCCCTGCTGCTCCTTATCATGGTGGGCCTCTTCCTCTACAGCATGCCTGGCTACCTGGTCAAGAAGTTGCTGGGAGCCTGA